From one Triticum aestivum cultivar Chinese Spring chromosome 4B, IWGSC CS RefSeq v2.1, whole genome shotgun sequence genomic stretch:
- the LOC123091176 gene encoding homeobox-leucine zipper protein ROC6 isoform X2, translating into MVASLPSLLCWKHCLGVKSGVGSICLVVVWWIWSGQRLGEHGALVVSPFGVDRRSTVAMVGEWQPQNGQVHDEIDLSIPVDDKDLIWSNTGTMNDDEDVATADEGITDAGSASHMRKRGRHANRQIQELEAMFQQCPHPDENLRIALSKKVCMDPLRVKFWFQNRRNAKKNQNERQQNMVLRTENIMLEEENRAMKAAILKKTCPTCKGPMVFFRPLTPELRRLHMENARLKAELLHRTAYLHGVSAGTAGSSRILCDLNVDPVMPLPLRQDDLMADTMGHCAPGGCASAAGGPEHAALERHVLAALRELMMLMKQGEPMWQPAALGGEVLDHQLYRATTLPGLLELPPPGFTANGTRDTGLVMCTGADLVRIFMDENCWSETFPDIVASVSADNIGHGCICQGGVILMKAGLRVLSPGVSSCDVKFVRQCQMIEQGVWAVVDVSLDANGTSELRAWNTGLPGACRVLPSGCLIKDMNNGYCKVAMIVNAEYDKGFMRSPLHPLLSSGHTFSARRWLTSLQRRCEFLAQRLSPAYGISRAGGAITPEGRNNVLELARRMTESFYVAISAPRGEAWRKVADSRGSCGVGGESFQLAMHVVTPLAAPGEQAAGPVLCATTTVWLPEIPPQRVFDYICDVERRGEWDVLAEGARVQEDASLATAQFPLTGVSILRPTVMGRGRGGSSCNKKLILQQACGDAPCMVVAYAPIDTADLKDVMHGGRRASLSLLPSGFSILPDGVGDIQTDPLDANPSAVDPIDHQRSCGSLVSVLRQTHLIGGNLTAQTVDNFGNNVSGSIMKIKDAVHAKRVMTV; encoded by the exons ATGGTGGCGTCTTTGCCGTCATTACTTTGTTGGAAGCATTGCCTTGGAGTCAAGTCTGGTGTTGGAAGCATCTGCTTGGTGGTGGTGTGGTGGATCTGGAGCGGGCAGCGTCTTGGTGAGCATGGAGCATTGGTGGTGAGTCCGTTTGGAGTGGATCGTCGGTCGACG GTCGCCATGGTTGGAGAGTGGCAACCACAAAACGGCCAAGTGCATGATGAGATCGACCTCAGCATCCCAGTCGATGACAAAGACTTGATCTGGAGCAACACGGGCACGAtgaatgatgatgaagatgttgcTACCGCGGATGAAGGTATTACTGATGCCGGGAGTGCTAGTCACATGAGGAAGAGGGGCAGGCATGCAAACCGCCAAATTCAGGAACTTGAAGC TATGTTCCAGCAATGTCCCCACCCCGATGAGAATCTACGTATCGCCCTCAGCAAGAAGGTGTGCATGGATCCTCTTCGGGTCAAGTTCTGGTTCCAGAATCGACGCAATGCAAAGAAG AACCAGAATGAGCGTCAACAGAACATGGTGCTCCGGACGGAGAACATTATGCTAGAAGAAGAGAATCGAGCCATGAAGGCCGCAATACTGAAGAAGACCTGCCCCACATGCAAAGGCCCGATGGTGTTCTTTAGGCCGCTGACCCCGGAGCTGCGGCGCCTACACATGGAGAACGCGAGGCTTAAGGCCGAACTCCTCCACAGGACGGCCTACCTCCACGGTGTCTCTGCTGGAACTGCAGGCTCGTCACGGATTCTCTGCGATCTCAACGTCGACCCCGTCATGCCGCTTCCGCTACGCCAGGACGATCTCATGGCGGACACCATGGGTCACTGTGCTCCCGGCGGCTGCGCATCCGCCGCCGGCGGCCCGGAGCACGCCGCGCTTGAGAGGCACGTCCTCGCTGCACTCCGCGAGCTCATGATGCTGATGAAGCAGGGCGAGCCAATGTGGCAGCCGGCAGCCCTGGGCGGCGAGGTGCTCGACCACCAGCTGTATCGTGCGACCACGCTCCCAGGCTTACTCGAGCTTCCCCCGCCGGGGTTCACGGCGAATGGCACTCGGGACACTGGCTTGGTTATGTGCACTGGAGCCGACCTTGTCCGCATCTTCATGGACGAG AACTGTTGGTCTGAGACGTTCCCCGATATCGTGGCAAGTGTTTCCGCCGACAACATCGGCCACGGTTGTATCTGCCAAGGGGGAGTGATACTG ATGAAGGCAGGCCTTCGGGTGCTGTCGCCAGGGGTGTCGAGTTGCGATGTGAAGTTCGTGAGGCAATGCCAGATGATAGAGCAAGGCGTTTGGGCCGTGGTGGACGTGTCTCTTGATGCCAATGGCACATCTGAGCTCAGAGCATGGAACACTGGCCTACCGGGGGCCTGCCGGGTGCTGCCAAGTGGGTGTCTTATCAAGGACATGAACAATGGCTACTGCAAG GTGGCAATGATCGTGAACGCGGAGTACGACAAGGGCTTCATGCGGTCGCCGCTCCACCCGCTGCTGAGCTCAGGGCACACTTTCAGCGCACGCCGCTGGCTGACATCGCTCCAGAGGAGGTGCGAATTCCTTGCGCAGCGCTTGAGCCCCGCCTATGGCATCAGCAGGGCAG GTGGTGCTATAACGCCCGAGGGGCGAAACAACGTCCTGGAGCTGGCACGGAGGATGACGGAGAGCTTCTATGTAGCCATCTCTGCGCCCAGGGGCGAGGCGTGGCGCAAGGTCGCCGACTCGCGCGGCAGCTGCGGAGTCGGCGGCGAGTCCTTCCAGCTGGCCATGCACGTGGTGACTCCGCTCGCTGCACCTGGAGAGCAGGCGGCCGGGCCCGTGCTGTGCGCTACCACGACGGTGTGGCTCCCCGAGATACCGCCGCAGCGCGTGTTCGACTACATCTGCGACGTGGAGCGCCGTGGCGAGTGGGACGTGCTTGCCGAGGGCGCACGCGTGCAGGAGGACGCTTCCCTTGCCACGGCCCAGTTCCCTCTTACCGGCGTCTCCATCCTTCGCCCCACTGTAATG GGTCGTGGTCGTGGTGGAAGCAGCTGCAACAAGAAGCTCATCCTGCAGCAGGCTTGCGGCGACGCGCCGTGCATGGTGGTGGCGTACGCTCCGATTGACACGGCAGACCTGAAGGACGTGATGCATGGGGGCAGACGTGCCTCTCTCTCCCTGCTGCCCTCCGGGTTCTCCATCCTTCCTGACGGCGTCGGCGACATACAGACGGATCCGCTTGATGCCAACCCCTCCGCGGTCGACCCCATAGACCACCAGAGGAGCTGCGGATCTCTCGTCTCTGTCCTGCGGCAGACTCACCTGATTGGAGGGAACCTCACCGCACAGACCGTCGACAACTTCGGGAATAATGTCTCCGGTTCCATCATGAAGATCAAGGATGCGGTCCATGCCAAGAGGGTTATGACCGTCTGA
- the LOC123091176 gene encoding homeobox-leucine zipper protein ROC6 isoform X3 — protein MVASLPSLLCWKHCLGVKSGVGSICLVVVWWIWSGQRLGEHGALVVSPFGVDRRSTVAMVGEWQPQNGQVHDEIDLSIPVDDKDLIWSNTGTMNDDEDVATADEGITDAGSASHMRKRGRHANRQIQELEAMFQQCPHPDENLRIALSKKVCMDPLRVKFWFQNRRNAKKNQNERQQNMVLRTENIMLEEENRAMKAAILKKTCPTCKGPMVFFRPLTPELRRLHMENARLKAELLHRTAYLHGVSAGTAGSSRILCDLNVDPVMPLPLRQDDLMADTMGHCAPGGCASAAGGPEHAALERHVLAALRELMMLMKQGEPMWQPAALGGEVLDHQLYRATTLPGLLELPPPGFTANGTRDTGLVMCTGADLVRIFMDENCWSETFPDIVASVSADNIGHGCICQGGVILMKAGLRVLSPGVSSCDVKFVRQCQMIEQGVWAVVDVSLDANGTSELRAWNTGLPGACRVLPSGCLIKDMNNGYCKVAMIVNAEYDKGFMRSPLHPLLSSGHTFSARRWLTSLQRRCEFLAQRLSPAYGISRAAGGAITPEGRNNVLELARRMTESFYVAISAPRGEAWRKVADSRGSCGVGGESFQLAMHVVTPLAAPGEQAAGPVLCATTTVWLPEIPPQRVFDYICDVERRGEWDVLAEGARVQEDASLATAQFPLTGVSILRPTGRGRGGSSCNKKLILQQACGDAPCMVVAYAPIDTADLKDVMHGGRRASLSLLPSGFSILPDGVGDIQTDPLDANPSAVDPIDHQRSCGSLVSVLRQTHLIGGNLTAQTVDNFGNNVSGSIMKIKDAVHAKRVMTV, from the exons ATGGTGGCGTCTTTGCCGTCATTACTTTGTTGGAAGCATTGCCTTGGAGTCAAGTCTGGTGTTGGAAGCATCTGCTTGGTGGTGGTGTGGTGGATCTGGAGCGGGCAGCGTCTTGGTGAGCATGGAGCATTGGTGGTGAGTCCGTTTGGAGTGGATCGTCGGTCGACG GTCGCCATGGTTGGAGAGTGGCAACCACAAAACGGCCAAGTGCATGATGAGATCGACCTCAGCATCCCAGTCGATGACAAAGACTTGATCTGGAGCAACACGGGCACGAtgaatgatgatgaagatgttgcTACCGCGGATGAAGGTATTACTGATGCCGGGAGTGCTAGTCACATGAGGAAGAGGGGCAGGCATGCAAACCGCCAAATTCAGGAACTTGAAGC TATGTTCCAGCAATGTCCCCACCCCGATGAGAATCTACGTATCGCCCTCAGCAAGAAGGTGTGCATGGATCCTCTTCGGGTCAAGTTCTGGTTCCAGAATCGACGCAATGCAAAGAAG AACCAGAATGAGCGTCAACAGAACATGGTGCTCCGGACGGAGAACATTATGCTAGAAGAAGAGAATCGAGCCATGAAGGCCGCAATACTGAAGAAGACCTGCCCCACATGCAAAGGCCCGATGGTGTTCTTTAGGCCGCTGACCCCGGAGCTGCGGCGCCTACACATGGAGAACGCGAGGCTTAAGGCCGAACTCCTCCACAGGACGGCCTACCTCCACGGTGTCTCTGCTGGAACTGCAGGCTCGTCACGGATTCTCTGCGATCTCAACGTCGACCCCGTCATGCCGCTTCCGCTACGCCAGGACGATCTCATGGCGGACACCATGGGTCACTGTGCTCCCGGCGGCTGCGCATCCGCCGCCGGCGGCCCGGAGCACGCCGCGCTTGAGAGGCACGTCCTCGCTGCACTCCGCGAGCTCATGATGCTGATGAAGCAGGGCGAGCCAATGTGGCAGCCGGCAGCCCTGGGCGGCGAGGTGCTCGACCACCAGCTGTATCGTGCGACCACGCTCCCAGGCTTACTCGAGCTTCCCCCGCCGGGGTTCACGGCGAATGGCACTCGGGACACTGGCTTGGTTATGTGCACTGGAGCCGACCTTGTCCGCATCTTCATGGACGAG AACTGTTGGTCTGAGACGTTCCCCGATATCGTGGCAAGTGTTTCCGCCGACAACATCGGCCACGGTTGTATCTGCCAAGGGGGAGTGATACTG ATGAAGGCAGGCCTTCGGGTGCTGTCGCCAGGGGTGTCGAGTTGCGATGTGAAGTTCGTGAGGCAATGCCAGATGATAGAGCAAGGCGTTTGGGCCGTGGTGGACGTGTCTCTTGATGCCAATGGCACATCTGAGCTCAGAGCATGGAACACTGGCCTACCGGGGGCCTGCCGGGTGCTGCCAAGTGGGTGTCTTATCAAGGACATGAACAATGGCTACTGCAAG GTGGCAATGATCGTGAACGCGGAGTACGACAAGGGCTTCATGCGGTCGCCGCTCCACCCGCTGCTGAGCTCAGGGCACACTTTCAGCGCACGCCGCTGGCTGACATCGCTCCAGAGGAGGTGCGAATTCCTTGCGCAGCGCTTGAGCCCCGCCTATGGCATCAGCAGGGCAG CAGGTGGTGCTATAACGCCCGAGGGGCGAAACAACGTCCTGGAGCTGGCACGGAGGATGACGGAGAGCTTCTATGTAGCCATCTCTGCGCCCAGGGGCGAGGCGTGGCGCAAGGTCGCCGACTCGCGCGGCAGCTGCGGAGTCGGCGGCGAGTCCTTCCAGCTGGCCATGCACGTGGTGACTCCGCTCGCTGCACCTGGAGAGCAGGCGGCCGGGCCCGTGCTGTGCGCTACCACGACGGTGTGGCTCCCCGAGATACCGCCGCAGCGCGTGTTCGACTACATCTGCGACGTGGAGCGCCGTGGCGAGTGGGACGTGCTTGCCGAGGGCGCACGCGTGCAGGAGGACGCTTCCCTTGCCACGGCCCAGTTCCCTCTTACCGGCGTCTCCATCCTTCGCCCCACT GGTCGTGGTCGTGGTGGAAGCAGCTGCAACAAGAAGCTCATCCTGCAGCAGGCTTGCGGCGACGCGCCGTGCATGGTGGTGGCGTACGCTCCGATTGACACGGCAGACCTGAAGGACGTGATGCATGGGGGCAGACGTGCCTCTCTCTCCCTGCTGCCCTCCGGGTTCTCCATCCTTCCTGACGGCGTCGGCGACATACAGACGGATCCGCTTGATGCCAACCCCTCCGCGGTCGACCCCATAGACCACCAGAGGAGCTGCGGATCTCTCGTCTCTGTCCTGCGGCAGACTCACCTGATTGGAGGGAACCTCACCGCACAGACCGTCGACAACTTCGGGAATAATGTCTCCGGTTCCATCATGAAGATCAAGGATGCGGTCCATGCCAAGAGGGTTATGACCGTCTGA
- the LOC123091176 gene encoding homeobox-leucine zipper protein ROC6 isoform X12 — protein MVGEWQPQNGQVHDEIDLSIPVDDKDLIWSNTGTMNDDEDVATADEGITDAGSASHMRKRGRHANRQIQELEAMFQQCPHPDENLRIALSKKVCMDPLRVKFWFQNRRNAKKNQNERQQNMVLRTENIMLEEENRAMKAAILKKTCPTCKGPMVFFRPLTPELRRLHMENARLKAELLHRTAYLHGVSAGTAGSSRILCDLNVDPVMPLPLRQDDLMADTMGHCAPGGCASAAGGPEHAALERHVLAALRELMMLMKQGEPMWQPAALGGEVLDHQLYRATTLPGLLELPPPGFTANGTRDTGLVMCTGADLVRIFMDENCWSETFPDIVASVSADNIGHGCICQGGVILMKAGLRVLSPGVSSCDVKFVRQCQMIEQGVWAVVDVSLDANGTSELRAWNTGLPGACRVLPSGCLIKDMNNGYCKVAMIVNAEYDKGFMRSPLHPLLSSGHTFSARRWLTSLQRRCEFLAQRLSPAYGISRAAGGAITPEGRNNVLELARRMTESFYVAISAPRGEAWRKVADSRGSCGVGGESFQLAMHVVTPLAAPGEQAAGPVLCATTTVWLPEIPPQRVFDYICDVERRGEWDVLAEGARVQEDASLATAQFPLTGVSILRPTVMGRGRGGSSCNKKLILQQACGDAPCMVVAYAPIDTADLKDVMHGGRRASLSLLPSGFSILPDGVGDIQTDPLDANPSAVDPIDHQRSCGSLVSVLRQTHLIGGNLTAQTVDNFGNNVSGSIMKIKDAVHAKRVMTV, from the exons ATGGTTGGAGAGTGGCAACCACAAAACGGCCAAGTGCATGATGAGATCGACCTCAGCATCCCAGTCGATGACAAAGACTTGATCTGGAGCAACACGGGCACGAtgaatgatgatgaagatgttgcTACCGCGGATGAAGGTATTACTGATGCCGGGAGTGCTAGTCACATGAGGAAGAGGGGCAGGCATGCAAACCGCCAAATTCAGGAACTTGAAGC TATGTTCCAGCAATGTCCCCACCCCGATGAGAATCTACGTATCGCCCTCAGCAAGAAGGTGTGCATGGATCCTCTTCGGGTCAAGTTCTGGTTCCAGAATCGACGCAATGCAAAGAAG AACCAGAATGAGCGTCAACAGAACATGGTGCTCCGGACGGAGAACATTATGCTAGAAGAAGAGAATCGAGCCATGAAGGCCGCAATACTGAAGAAGACCTGCCCCACATGCAAAGGCCCGATGGTGTTCTTTAGGCCGCTGACCCCGGAGCTGCGGCGCCTACACATGGAGAACGCGAGGCTTAAGGCCGAACTCCTCCACAGGACGGCCTACCTCCACGGTGTCTCTGCTGGAACTGCAGGCTCGTCACGGATTCTCTGCGATCTCAACGTCGACCCCGTCATGCCGCTTCCGCTACGCCAGGACGATCTCATGGCGGACACCATGGGTCACTGTGCTCCCGGCGGCTGCGCATCCGCCGCCGGCGGCCCGGAGCACGCCGCGCTTGAGAGGCACGTCCTCGCTGCACTCCGCGAGCTCATGATGCTGATGAAGCAGGGCGAGCCAATGTGGCAGCCGGCAGCCCTGGGCGGCGAGGTGCTCGACCACCAGCTGTATCGTGCGACCACGCTCCCAGGCTTACTCGAGCTTCCCCCGCCGGGGTTCACGGCGAATGGCACTCGGGACACTGGCTTGGTTATGTGCACTGGAGCCGACCTTGTCCGCATCTTCATGGACGAG AACTGTTGGTCTGAGACGTTCCCCGATATCGTGGCAAGTGTTTCCGCCGACAACATCGGCCACGGTTGTATCTGCCAAGGGGGAGTGATACTG ATGAAGGCAGGCCTTCGGGTGCTGTCGCCAGGGGTGTCGAGTTGCGATGTGAAGTTCGTGAGGCAATGCCAGATGATAGAGCAAGGCGTTTGGGCCGTGGTGGACGTGTCTCTTGATGCCAATGGCACATCTGAGCTCAGAGCATGGAACACTGGCCTACCGGGGGCCTGCCGGGTGCTGCCAAGTGGGTGTCTTATCAAGGACATGAACAATGGCTACTGCAAG GTGGCAATGATCGTGAACGCGGAGTACGACAAGGGCTTCATGCGGTCGCCGCTCCACCCGCTGCTGAGCTCAGGGCACACTTTCAGCGCACGCCGCTGGCTGACATCGCTCCAGAGGAGGTGCGAATTCCTTGCGCAGCGCTTGAGCCCCGCCTATGGCATCAGCAGGGCAG CAGGTGGTGCTATAACGCCCGAGGGGCGAAACAACGTCCTGGAGCTGGCACGGAGGATGACGGAGAGCTTCTATGTAGCCATCTCTGCGCCCAGGGGCGAGGCGTGGCGCAAGGTCGCCGACTCGCGCGGCAGCTGCGGAGTCGGCGGCGAGTCCTTCCAGCTGGCCATGCACGTGGTGACTCCGCTCGCTGCACCTGGAGAGCAGGCGGCCGGGCCCGTGCTGTGCGCTACCACGACGGTGTGGCTCCCCGAGATACCGCCGCAGCGCGTGTTCGACTACATCTGCGACGTGGAGCGCCGTGGCGAGTGGGACGTGCTTGCCGAGGGCGCACGCGTGCAGGAGGACGCTTCCCTTGCCACGGCCCAGTTCCCTCTTACCGGCGTCTCCATCCTTCGCCCCACTGTAATG GGTCGTGGTCGTGGTGGAAGCAGCTGCAACAAGAAGCTCATCCTGCAGCAGGCTTGCGGCGACGCGCCGTGCATGGTGGTGGCGTACGCTCCGATTGACACGGCAGACCTGAAGGACGTGATGCATGGGGGCAGACGTGCCTCTCTCTCCCTGCTGCCCTCCGGGTTCTCCATCCTTCCTGACGGCGTCGGCGACATACAGACGGATCCGCTTGATGCCAACCCCTCCGCGGTCGACCCCATAGACCACCAGAGGAGCTGCGGATCTCTCGTCTCTGTCCTGCGGCAGACTCACCTGATTGGAGGGAACCTCACCGCACAGACCGTCGACAACTTCGGGAATAATGTCTCCGGTTCCATCATGAAGATCAAGGATGCGGTCCATGCCAAGAGGGTTATGACCGTCTGA
- the LOC123091176 gene encoding homeobox-leucine zipper protein ROC6 isoform X6, with protein sequence MVASLPSLLCWKHCLGVKSGVGSICLVVVWWIWSGQRLGEHGALVVAMVGEWQPQNGQVHDEIDLSIPVDDKDLIWSNTGTMNDDEDVATADEGITDAGSASHMRKRGRHANRQIQELEAMFQQCPHPDENLRIALSKKVCMDPLRVKFWFQNRRNAKKNQNERQQNMVLRTENIMLEEENRAMKAAILKKTCPTCKGPMVFFRPLTPELRRLHMENARLKAELLHRTAYLHGVSAGTAGSSRILCDLNVDPVMPLPLRQDDLMADTMGHCAPGGCASAAGGPEHAALERHVLAALRELMMLMKQGEPMWQPAALGGEVLDHQLYRATTLPGLLELPPPGFTANGTRDTGLVMCTGADLVRIFMDENCWSETFPDIVASVSADNIGHGCICQGGVILMKAGLRVLSPGVSSCDVKFVRQCQMIEQGVWAVVDVSLDANGTSELRAWNTGLPGACRVLPSGCLIKDMNNGYCKVAMIVNAEYDKGFMRSPLHPLLSSGHTFSARRWLTSLQRRCEFLAQRLSPAYGISRAAGGAITPEGRNNVLELARRMTESFYVAISAPRGEAWRKVADSRGSCGVGGESFQLAMHVVTPLAAPGEQAAGPVLCATTTVWLPEIPPQRVFDYICDVERRGEWDVLAEGARVQEDASLATAQFPLTGVSILRPTVMGRGRGGSSCNKKLILQQACGDAPCMVVAYAPIDTADLKDVMHGGRRASLSLLPSGFSILPDGVGDIQTDPLDANPSAVDPIDHQRSCGSLVSVLRQTHLIGGNLTAQTVDNFGNNVSGSIMKIKDAVHAKRVMTV encoded by the exons ATGGTGGCGTCTTTGCCGTCATTACTTTGTTGGAAGCATTGCCTTGGAGTCAAGTCTGGTGTTGGAAGCATCTGCTTGGTGGTGGTGTGGTGGATCTGGAGCGGGCAGCGTCTTGGTGAGCATGGAGCATTGGTG GTCGCCATGGTTGGAGAGTGGCAACCACAAAACGGCCAAGTGCATGATGAGATCGACCTCAGCATCCCAGTCGATGACAAAGACTTGATCTGGAGCAACACGGGCACGAtgaatgatgatgaagatgttgcTACCGCGGATGAAGGTATTACTGATGCCGGGAGTGCTAGTCACATGAGGAAGAGGGGCAGGCATGCAAACCGCCAAATTCAGGAACTTGAAGC TATGTTCCAGCAATGTCCCCACCCCGATGAGAATCTACGTATCGCCCTCAGCAAGAAGGTGTGCATGGATCCTCTTCGGGTCAAGTTCTGGTTCCAGAATCGACGCAATGCAAAGAAG AACCAGAATGAGCGTCAACAGAACATGGTGCTCCGGACGGAGAACATTATGCTAGAAGAAGAGAATCGAGCCATGAAGGCCGCAATACTGAAGAAGACCTGCCCCACATGCAAAGGCCCGATGGTGTTCTTTAGGCCGCTGACCCCGGAGCTGCGGCGCCTACACATGGAGAACGCGAGGCTTAAGGCCGAACTCCTCCACAGGACGGCCTACCTCCACGGTGTCTCTGCTGGAACTGCAGGCTCGTCACGGATTCTCTGCGATCTCAACGTCGACCCCGTCATGCCGCTTCCGCTACGCCAGGACGATCTCATGGCGGACACCATGGGTCACTGTGCTCCCGGCGGCTGCGCATCCGCCGCCGGCGGCCCGGAGCACGCCGCGCTTGAGAGGCACGTCCTCGCTGCACTCCGCGAGCTCATGATGCTGATGAAGCAGGGCGAGCCAATGTGGCAGCCGGCAGCCCTGGGCGGCGAGGTGCTCGACCACCAGCTGTATCGTGCGACCACGCTCCCAGGCTTACTCGAGCTTCCCCCGCCGGGGTTCACGGCGAATGGCACTCGGGACACTGGCTTGGTTATGTGCACTGGAGCCGACCTTGTCCGCATCTTCATGGACGAG AACTGTTGGTCTGAGACGTTCCCCGATATCGTGGCAAGTGTTTCCGCCGACAACATCGGCCACGGTTGTATCTGCCAAGGGGGAGTGATACTG ATGAAGGCAGGCCTTCGGGTGCTGTCGCCAGGGGTGTCGAGTTGCGATGTGAAGTTCGTGAGGCAATGCCAGATGATAGAGCAAGGCGTTTGGGCCGTGGTGGACGTGTCTCTTGATGCCAATGGCACATCTGAGCTCAGAGCATGGAACACTGGCCTACCGGGGGCCTGCCGGGTGCTGCCAAGTGGGTGTCTTATCAAGGACATGAACAATGGCTACTGCAAG GTGGCAATGATCGTGAACGCGGAGTACGACAAGGGCTTCATGCGGTCGCCGCTCCACCCGCTGCTGAGCTCAGGGCACACTTTCAGCGCACGCCGCTGGCTGACATCGCTCCAGAGGAGGTGCGAATTCCTTGCGCAGCGCTTGAGCCCCGCCTATGGCATCAGCAGGGCAG CAGGTGGTGCTATAACGCCCGAGGGGCGAAACAACGTCCTGGAGCTGGCACGGAGGATGACGGAGAGCTTCTATGTAGCCATCTCTGCGCCCAGGGGCGAGGCGTGGCGCAAGGTCGCCGACTCGCGCGGCAGCTGCGGAGTCGGCGGCGAGTCCTTCCAGCTGGCCATGCACGTGGTGACTCCGCTCGCTGCACCTGGAGAGCAGGCGGCCGGGCCCGTGCTGTGCGCTACCACGACGGTGTGGCTCCCCGAGATACCGCCGCAGCGCGTGTTCGACTACATCTGCGACGTGGAGCGCCGTGGCGAGTGGGACGTGCTTGCCGAGGGCGCACGCGTGCAGGAGGACGCTTCCCTTGCCACGGCCCAGTTCCCTCTTACCGGCGTCTCCATCCTTCGCCCCACTGTAATG GGTCGTGGTCGTGGTGGAAGCAGCTGCAACAAGAAGCTCATCCTGCAGCAGGCTTGCGGCGACGCGCCGTGCATGGTGGTGGCGTACGCTCCGATTGACACGGCAGACCTGAAGGACGTGATGCATGGGGGCAGACGTGCCTCTCTCTCCCTGCTGCCCTCCGGGTTCTCCATCCTTCCTGACGGCGTCGGCGACATACAGACGGATCCGCTTGATGCCAACCCCTCCGCGGTCGACCCCATAGACCACCAGAGGAGCTGCGGATCTCTCGTCTCTGTCCTGCGGCAGACTCACCTGATTGGAGGGAACCTCACCGCACAGACCGTCGACAACTTCGGGAATAATGTCTCCGGTTCCATCATGAAGATCAAGGATGCGGTCCATGCCAAGAGGGTTATGACCGTCTGA